Below is a window of Neofelis nebulosa isolate mNeoNeb1 chromosome 8, mNeoNeb1.pri, whole genome shotgun sequence DNA.
CGGGATAGAACTTTCCCAGGGAGATGCGGCCTGTCCCCGCTGCGCCTTCCCGGCTCCTTTCCCCCAAGAGATCCTTGTCGCACCAGACGGAAAGTACCCATCGCCGTCCCCCACCAGACGTGGGCGGAGACGGAAGGTCACGtctgtgtttattttgtgaaCCTGTAAAACCTCCAGCACTTAGCCCTGCGGAAGCCCCCTCGGCCCTGGCCCAAAGAACAAGCTACAAGAGCTCAGGGGACCCGGGCGGCCGCGGCAAGTGGGTtcttcaagagagacagagacctctCCTTCCCTGGCCGGGCGTGCCCCCTtaacctctcccctcccaccccgttCGGAGCTGGACTGGCGCACACAACGGGTGGGAACGGAGGGGCCCCGGCCTCGGCGGTGCCGCCCGCTCCGCCCCGTCCCTCCCCGGGGTCCGGGCTGAACctggaggcggggcggggggggggggggatgtggcgGTGAGGCCGCggcgtggggggcaggggggcgccGGCCGCCGCTCCGATTGGCTgcgccgccgccccctccccgcgccgcGCGCCCCCCGCCACGCGCCCAGCTTGCTCCCGCCCGCGGCCTCCGAGCTGCTTCCAGCCGGAGGGAGGACGCGCAGGGGCGGGGCCGTCTCCCCGCCCCGCATGCGACCCGGCGCGCGGGGATAAAACCCTGGCGGCGGCGCGCGGGAACCCTCGGTCCCGCTGGCTCCGGAGCGCGgggaggcggggccggggccgaTCCGCTGCCGGCGCCCCCGCCCCTCGGACCCGGCTCCCGGAGTGGGGCTCCCCGCGCGCGGACACACGACGGCCAGGGCGCCGAGGCGGTACCTTTAGTCGAGCGATGAAGAGAGCCCGGGAGACCCGACCGCAGCCGGCCGAGACGTTTCCTGCGCCCCGGGtggctgccgccgccgccgccgccgccgccgccgcgtgAAACTCCCCAAAGTTGAGAGCCAGCGAGAGGCTGCCGCCCGCCGGGAGCAGGAGGGAAAGGAACTCGGAAGATGCAGGAGTGACGGACAGAGACAGACGGACTCACGGACCAGCAGACACCACCGTTCGGCGGCCTAGCCCCAGAGCCAGTGAGGCTTTTCGGCTCTGTGAGTTGTTTTCTGGATGTTGCTCTGCTTCCTATGTATTTCCGTTCAGTTGTTTGTGGGATGcgtttgtgtatttttgtgtctgtCGGAGGGAGTTTAAAAAACGACGCAGGATGCACGTTAACAAAAATCCCCAATTTCTGATGCTGAGACGGTTGTGTTGACAGATTGTAACTGTAAATGTCTGTAAGCAGGGGTAAtaacccgggggggggggggattgcaTTTCACGGTAAAAAGGCATCAGAGGCTCCCCAGCGTGAAACAAGCCTGCATTTCAAAAGTTATTGGGGAGAAAGCAAGGTATGACTCTGAAGGGTTAACTGGTGGTAGTTAACTTTGCTTTCTTGCCCCCCTTTCGAATATTGATTGTTTACCAGGTTCACTGGTGGGAAGCTGAGTTGGCGGAAAGACGCCAGGAAGAGACTTGGAGGCGACCATAATGTCTGTACGTTTACACACACTGCCCACCCTGCCTGGAGTTGTCAGACCGGGTTGCAGGGAGCTGCTGTGTTTGTTGGTGATCACGGTGACTGTGAGCCGCGGCGCCTCCGGGGTGTGCCCCACCGCTTGCATCTGTGCCACTGACATCGTGAGCTGCACCAACAAAAACCTGTCCAAGGTGCCTGGCAACCTGTTCAGACTGATGAAGAGACTGGATCTGAGTTACAACAGGATCGGGCTTCTGGATTCCGAGTGGATTCCAGTTTCCTTTGTTAAGTTGAACACTCTAATAATTCGTCATAACAACATCACCAGCATTTCCACGGGCAGTTTTTCCACAACTCCAAATTTGAAGTGTCTTGACTTATCATCCAATAGGCTGAAGACCGTGAAAAGTGCAGTGTTCCAGGAGTTGAAGGTTCTGGAGGTGCTCCTTCTGTACAACAATCACATCTCCTATCTCGACCCTTCTGCTTTTGGAGGGCTCTCCCAGTTGCAAAAACTCTACTTAAGTGGAAACTTTCTGACACAGTTTCCCATGGATTTGTATGTTGGGAGGTTCAAGCTGGCAGAACTGATGTTTCTAGATGTTTCTTATAATCAAATCCCCTCCCTGCCAATGCACCATATTAATTTAGTGCCAGGAAAACAGCTGAGAGGCATCTATCTTCATGGCAACCCATTTGTCTGTGACTGTTCCCTTTATTCATTGCTCATCTTTTGGTATCGTAGGCACTTTAGCTCAGTGATGGATTTTAAGAATGACTATACCTGCCGCCTGTGGTCTGACTCTAGGCACTCCCACCAGGTGCTTCTGCTCCAGGATAGCTTTATGAATTGCTCGGACAGTATCATCAACGGCTCCTTCCGTGCACTTGGCTTTATTCATGACGCTCAAGTCGGGGAAAGGCTGATCGTCCCCTGTGACAGCAAGACTGGTAATGCAAATACTGATTTCATTTGGGTTGGTCCAGATAACAGACTGCTGGAGCCGGATAAAGATCTGGAAAACTTTCACGTGTTTCGCAATGGAAGTCTGGTTATAGAAAGTCCTCGTTTTGAGGACGCTGGAGTGTATTCCTGTATTGCGATGAACAGGCAACGCCTGTTAAATGAGACTGTGGATGTCACAATAAACGTGAGCAACTTCACCGTGAACAGATCCCATGCCCATGAGGCATTTAACACAGCTTTTACCACTCTCGCAGCCTGCGTGGCCAGTATCGTGTTGGTACTTTTGTATCTCTATCTGACGCCCTGTCCCTGCAAGTGTAAAAGCAAGAGACAAAAAAACGTTCTCAACCAAAGCAATGCCCATTCGTCTATCCTCAATCCTGGTCCTGCTAGTGATGCCCCCGCTGATGAACGGAAGGCAGGTGCCGGTAAAAGAGTGGTGTTTTTGGAACCCTTGAAGGATACTGCAGCAGGGCAGAATGGGAAAGTCAGGCTCTTTCCCAGTGAGACGGTTATAGCTGAGGGCATCCTAAAGTCCGCGAGGGTGAAATCCGACTCAGATTCAGTCAATTCTGTGTTTTCAGACACACCCTTTGTGGCATCCACTTAATTTTGTGCCTGTATCTGTATGGTATAGTAGTTTAACTCTCCATACTTAACTTTCTGTGCAGTCTGCAAAATAAACAGCAGGACCGAAATGGTGTCGTTTTGCGTTTTGAAATGCAACCCAGTGCTCTCTTTAACTGGTTAAGAGGAAATGTGGTAACGCACTTTTGGTTCCTCAATGTGCCAGAGAAAGGTGgggttgttttccaaagtgtaaGTTCTAGATGACAATAGCTTGGTCTCTAGCACCACTGATCATTTCAGAGCTGGTGTGGAGGTGACGTTGTCTTTTTATTCAGGATTCttgccagaaaaaataaatttcagtgcaTTAGTGTTCCTTAAGAAGAGACTTTACCAGCTTATTTAGGACCAAAGTTATTTTAAAGACAAGCATCCGtgtcctatttcatttttaaaagctgtagAAGGAAGAACAGTACTTATAAAACACAAAGTGAGGTTAGATTAGGGAATAATTCAGCTAATTTCATACCTGAGACCACAGTGAACAGACGACACTGATAAAATGTGCTGGATAATGCCACATCCCATATGGTGTTAGATAAATAGTGCAATAAAGGTACATTTGTttgactgtcttctttccattctgTACATTCCTTATCCTTGAACAAAAGACGTTATTGAAAGTTGGAAGTCATCATTCGTTGTTGCCATAAATATGTAAGCGTCAATACCAAAATGTCTGAGTAACTTCCTAAGCCTTTGTCCTAGCTGACTGGTATTTGTTTATATGCTCGTGTATATGTAAGTCAAATTATATGAACTATTAAATAGATTCTACTGTATTGTGCGCTGGACATTTGAATTAATGTAAATACATGTATTGTGTGAGTTGACGTTCTGTTTTATTGGgctacttaaaaacataaatctaaGATGTTCTACGTGATTACGCTGTTCTACTTTGTCTCGAGCACACTCTCTAGCAGATATCTCCACATTTTTTGGAGTTACGGTATACGTTTATTTTGTCAAAGGGGGAGAAAGGCTCTAAAGTGTTCTACCCAATTTATACCTTCCATATGACATTTTTCTCTGATACCATTATGCACTTCAGTCGGGTTTAGAAGACCAGCTCCAATTTTACGACACAGTGAGGGCCTAGGTGACCTCGTCCTTTTTCCATGTCTGCTGTAAGGTGACCGAGTGTACTCGTTCTCTACCCAGGTTTCCTCAGCGGTAACATGAAGGTTTCAGACAAGGTGATGTTTTAGGTTCCTTCTCACACTGGAAGGGATGATTTCTGGGTGTCCTTAGCTCCATCACAGACTTGTACTGGCTCTCAGAAACTATCCTACACGGTGATGAAACACAGGAATGGGATTAGGACAGACTAGCATAACGCTGCATAGCCCAAAGGCACATTTTAGACCATCAAGCCCAGCTCTTGCCCTTCCTCAGAGATAAGTGAAGCCCAGAGAAGATTGTGGGTTATCTAAGACCACGCAGTGAATTAGTGACCAGGATGGAAACAGCGCTCGGGTACAGGATTCTTCCTGGCGAAGAATGCTTACTTTTAGCAGTAGGCATGGAGAACGAGCCAAAGAACGAGACAAAAGAGTGGTCAGAAAATGGCAAAGGAGAGTCAGGGCTGCGTGGTCCCCGGGACTAAGAGAGAAGAGAGTTTTTAAGAGGTGGAAATGGGCAACAGtgacaaaaacacaaagaaggagTTGAGGAGGGAAGACTGACTTTGGCAATGGGGGTTTTGGGGAAACCGTATGCATTTGGTTGCGGCTCTGTATGTGCCAAGCCAGGCATCCAGTGGCAGACACAGGTCAGGGATTTGAGGAGGGAGTGAGTGGCCGGGATATGGACCCCAGAAAATAGATACAGAGCCACTACTCAACAGTGTTGAAAATTCTTTGTTGCATGATATGAAAAAACTTAACCACCTCTGCCTTTAAAACACAGACCTCACCAGTTAGATAAGATCCCTTTAGACCCAAAGATGTTACTGGCAAACGTTTTATTCCTGTTCTTGCCATTTAAGTAATTAGGAAGAATACTGTGACTTGTATGGCCTTTGAAgtcctcattctttcttccttcatacTTGGAGAAACTCATTCAAAGATGCTGTGATTTGTTCATCTTCACACAGTCTGGACACAAGGAAAAACTCTTGAGCCACTGATGCTTTGCAGCAATGGGTGGGGCTGCCTCCAGGGGCCATGATCCCCGTGACTTTGAGAGTGCCAAAGAACAGGGCCAGACGCTGGCa
It encodes the following:
- the AMIGO2 gene encoding amphoterin-induced protein 2, whose translation is MSVRLHTLPTLPGVVRPGCRELLCLLVITVTVSRGASGVCPTACICATDIVSCTNKNLSKVPGNLFRLMKRLDLSYNRIGLLDSEWIPVSFVKLNTLIIRHNNITSISTGSFSTTPNLKCLDLSSNRLKTVKSAVFQELKVLEVLLLYNNHISYLDPSAFGGLSQLQKLYLSGNFLTQFPMDLYVGRFKLAELMFLDVSYNQIPSLPMHHINLVPGKQLRGIYLHGNPFVCDCSLYSLLIFWYRRHFSSVMDFKNDYTCRLWSDSRHSHQVLLLQDSFMNCSDSIINGSFRALGFIHDAQVGERLIVPCDSKTGNANTDFIWVGPDNRLLEPDKDLENFHVFRNGSLVIESPRFEDAGVYSCIAMNRQRLLNETVDVTINVSNFTVNRSHAHEAFNTAFTTLAACVASIVLVLLYLYLTPCPCKCKSKRQKNVLNQSNAHSSILNPGPASDAPADERKAGAGKRVVFLEPLKDTAAGQNGKVRLFPSETVIAEGILKSARVKSDSDSVNSVFSDTPFVAST